In Sodalis ligni, a single genomic region encodes these proteins:
- a CDS encoding dihydroxyacetone kinase subunit DhaK, with amino-acid sequence MRKPKKLLNNPIDVCREQLEGLIAACGGSLQKIDGISAVVRAGLRDEQVLVLTGGGSGHEPMFAGYVGDGLADAAALGDIFTSPAPNVIMDTVKSANRGKGALFIYGNYAGDNMNFDIAAELLEEEGIPTRTVRVNDDMASAPAHRMQDRRGVAGDMMVLKIAGAAGRHSRELDEVCRLAAKANDNTRTIGVALSPCSLPQTGEFNFDIPEDEFELGMGIHGEPGVRRQKMVPADQLVTELVDSLYGDLALATGDEICLLVNNLGASTYSELLIANRKVHQLLAERGIRIHDTLIGSYCTSQEMSGYSITFFKLDDELKSLYDAPCHSFAWRK; translated from the coding sequence ATGAGAAAACCCAAAAAATTACTGAATAACCCCATTGATGTTTGCCGGGAGCAGTTGGAAGGGCTGATCGCCGCCTGCGGCGGCAGTCTGCAAAAAATTGATGGGATCAGCGCCGTGGTGCGCGCGGGATTACGCGATGAACAGGTGCTGGTGTTGACCGGCGGCGGCAGCGGGCATGAACCGATGTTCGCCGGCTATGTGGGCGACGGGCTGGCGGACGCCGCCGCCCTGGGAGACATATTCACCTCCCCGGCCCCTAACGTCATCATGGACACGGTAAAGAGCGCCAATCGCGGCAAAGGGGCGCTTTTTATCTACGGCAACTACGCGGGCGATAACATGAACTTCGATATTGCCGCCGAATTGCTGGAAGAAGAAGGCATTCCAACACGCACGGTGCGGGTCAATGACGATATGGCCTCGGCTCCCGCCCATCGCATGCAGGACAGGCGCGGCGTGGCCGGGGACATGATGGTGCTGAAAATCGCCGGCGCCGCCGGTCGCCATAGCCGCGAGCTGGATGAAGTCTGCCGGCTGGCGGCAAAGGCCAATGATAATACCCGCACCATCGGCGTGGCGTTATCCCCCTGTTCGCTGCCGCAAACCGGGGAGTTTAACTTCGACATCCCGGAAGATGAGTTTGAGCTGGGCATGGGCATTCACGGCGAGCCCGGCGTACGCCGCCAGAAAATGGTTCCCGCCGACCAACTGGTGACCGAACTGGTGGACAGTCTTTACGGGGATCTGGCCCTGGCCACCGGTGATGAAATCTGCCTGTTGGTAAACAATCTGGGGGCGTCAACCTACAGCGAACTGCTTATCGCCAACCGCAAGGTCCATCAACTGCTGGCGGAGCGCGGTATCCGTATCCACGATACTTTGATAGGCAGCTATTGTACCTCGCAAGAAATGTCCGGCTACTCCATTACGTTTTTCAAGCTGGATGACGAACTGAAATCACTCTATGACGCACCTTGCCATAGTTTTGCCTGGAGGAAATAA